The Chitinophagales bacterium genomic sequence AGTAACCCGGAAAAACGTTGTCTACACGAAAAGGTTTATTGTACAATAAAAGCCCCGAAAACGAGGCTTTCTGTCCTGGAGGATAAGGGTATTTTTCATGAAGGGTAATACTTATGAGCTGCTTCTATGTCTGCGAAATTGATTGAAGTGTAATTGCTGATATATCAACAGTATTGCCTTATATACAACAACTAGTTATTGTTCATTAAAAATACTATACAGCATCCCGGGAAACTGAATAAACTATCTGCCGCCAGTACAAAATGGGTAACTGCCGGACTATTTTGGATAACTGCAATGTCTGCCTATGAGGTTTGTGCTAAAGGTTATTTATTAATTGCAGGATATGCTCGCGCTTGCGTTGAGATACCGGAACCTGAGTGCCATTGTCTAACACCAAAGTGCCGCCGTCAGCCTTTTCCATCCTCACAATCTTATTCAGGTTCACGAGGTGAGCGTGATGAGTTCTCACAAAATGGAATGGCGCTAACAGATCTTCATACTCCTTCAGCCCCTTAGAAATAAGTATCTCCCGTTTTTCAGTCAGGTTAAAATGAGTGTAAGAACCTTCAGCCCTGCAATGAATTATTTCCGAGACCTTGACAATATATATCGCATCACTATTACGCAGCACGATCTTTTTATCACTATTATAAAGCAATGCCTCCTGTAGCACTTTCACCTGGTTAATTGTGTCCCGTTGTTCTATATTCAACTTTGCTTTTGCAACAGCTGCAATAAGCTCTTCCGGGTCTACAGGTTTCAATAAAAAATCTATCGCACTGAATTTAAATGCATCAACTGCGTATTTGTTATAGGCAGTTACAAACACAAGTTGAAAAGTAACGGTTCCCAGCCTTGTCAATAGTTCCAGTCCGGTACCGTCATCCATTTCTACATCAAGAAATACTATGTCCGGCTTTATTTCATTTATTGCCGACAAACCCGAATTCACACCTTCAGCTTCATGAATATGCGTTATCTCCTCAGTACAAAATAAACTGAGCTGTTCTACCAGTGCAGTACGCACCTGCTCGCTATTATCAATGATCAGCGCCTTCATTTATGTGTATTAAAGGTAATTGCACCACCACAACTGTTCCCCGGGCCTCCTCTGCATTACCTACTTTATAAAATGCTTTTGATTTGTACTGCCGGTTTAGCAAAAATAACCTGTCTTTAATGATCTGTGTAGCCCTCGAAGGATATTTATTATCGTTGTTAGTATTGGCAAACCCCTTGCCATTGTCACTTACTATCACCTCTACTCCATAATCATTCATCCTGAATACAACAGAAATGGCACCCTTGTAGTCAATGTCTGCAAAACCGTGTTCTATCGAGTTTTCAATAAAAGGCTGGAGGATCATGCTGGGTATAGCTATGTCAGCAGTATCCATATCCTCATCAATGGTTATTTCATAATCAAATCTGTTTCTATATAGTAGCATTTGCGTGTCCAGATATTGCTTTAAGAAATCCACTTCATCCTCAACACATACCAGCTCTTTGTAGGTGCTCTCAAGGGTTATCCTCATTATTTTTGCCTGTTTAGACAAGTATGAAGCAACAGAAGCTATATCTTTTTCCCGCAGCGCATGTCCCTGAATGGCGGTCAAAGAATTGAAAAACAAATGTGGGTTAAGTCTTGCCCTGTTCAGTCTTTGTTCTACCTCAAGATACTCATTCTTCTTTTTCAGGATCTGTTGCCTGTAGTACATAAAAAAGGCAATTATTATCAATATGGATGAAAGGATCCCGCCAGTCAGGTACTTTATCTTTAGATTACTGATCTCCTTTTCCTGGCTTAACTCACGGATGGTGCGTTCGTTCTGTGCGCGGTTATATTTCTCCTCCAGTTCATTTACAGCTTTTGTTTTTTCAACCGACTCAACACTGTCCTTTATATCAAAATATTCCTCTATTGCGTTTAGCGCCAGCTTATAATCTTTCGATCTGTTTCCGCACTGATATAACAGGGCATAAGCATTCATCACTCCACCATATGAACCTATTTTTTGAGCATAGTACAGACAAGAATCAGCATATTTTTTCGTCTCAGAATATGCTTCAAGCTCCATATACACATGTGCTATGTCGCCACTGATCGTATATAATATATCATCATCCACTCCAGGTTGGCATATACGTTTGGCACTGTCCAAGTATATAAGTGCCTTCTTATAATTCTTCTTATAGAATTCGATGGCCTGCATTTTATTGTAAGTACGCACCAGTACATAGCGGTCATTCAATCGCAGGGCAGTAGCGTGCGCCGTTGCAGTAAAGTATTTGCAAGTATCAAAGTATCGCTCATGTTTCGTATCCTGGTATATGTGCAGGTACCTGGATGATAATTTGTTGTATAGATCCGCTTTCTCAGCAGAATAATTCATATTCTCAACAATAGGCTGCAGCATCCGGCAATACAATAGCGCTTTATCCGTCTGTTGTAGTTTATTGAACAGGAGCGATAAAAACGAGTATGAGTCAATGAGGTGTGCAGTATCCCTGTACCTTTCAGATAATGATAGTGCAAGCAACATGTCGGACAATGCCTTATCGAGCTTCGATTGCCTGTAATAACACTCAGCATTGTCTATCATGTTACCAACAATACGCCCGGAATCACAGTAAGAAAGGATCATTTCGCGCTCTCGCTGATAATATGCCAGTGCGGTGTCATAAGACCGTTGTTCAAAGGCAACCCTGCCCCTGTAACCATAATACCTGGAAATGCATATGACATCCGATCTTTTGTGCAGTGTCTCAATGATATGCAACACTGAATCATACTGTTCATGATCCAACAGGTTCGCTACCGCAGCACTATCAGCAAAACTGCAGCGGCAATCACCTTGCCGGGCATGAACCTTTGGGGCCAACAAGGCTAGCAATACAATAAAGGCTACAAATTTATTCAGGTGCATCCTTAACAATGATATTAGAAAATTACGCTTTTAAGACCTTATAAACCGGTACAAAGCATTAGAAATCAATTTAAACTCATAAGTGACGGCAAATCATTCATATCCGGCTATGAAATATCCATATCTGCAGCGATGGGATATAGCAAAAACAGGTACCGTAGGCAGAGCTTTTAAACTTCTGACGGATAGAGCTATAATCCCATTTGTCATTTAACCACAAGTTAATAATAAACAAACATAAGATACTGACATACAGATATTTAATGGAGAAACTGTTAATTAATGTTAAGTAAAACAGTAAACGTGCGGCACTTAACAAATAATAAAAAATCCCGCTTTGGGTGCGGGATAATGTAACATATAGCTTATGATAAAATTGGCGCCAGGCAGGCCGGCCGGGACGGTGAATTCCGTTATTCATATGGCATAAAAGGATTAACAAGCTGAAATAAACCGCCAACATTTATAACATCAAATATACAACTAAAATAACTAATTGCCAATTTTATTTTAATAATAATACTAAACTACAGGTACAGTGACAGCACTTATCACAATAACATATAATTTAACTGTATCTCCTGAATGCCGGTTGCAAACCGGATGACTTAACAGGAAAAGCTTTTGAAAAAGCTGCACAAATTGCATAAAAAAAGCTCCCAAAGGGAGCCTGGCGGAGAGAGAGGGATTCGAACCCCCGGACCTTTAACAGTCAACGGTTTTCAAGACCGCCGCATTCGACCACTCTGCCATCTCTCCGGGCGCAAAATTATATAAGCCGGTGGATTTTCAAAAAACTATTTTACGATTGGGTTATATTTTTTATAACACTATGTTAAATGGCTACCTCTAACTGTAAGCCACACAACCATTACGCGTCTTAAAACGTATATCAATTAAATTTGTAATTATGCTGAAGATCACAAAAATACTGGCCGGGGCTGTACTTTTAACCACACAGCTTACAGCTTGTGCACAAAACGGTAAATACACAGAATCAAAAACATTTAAAGACATGAACGAAACAACACCTGCATCTAAGAACGATAAACTGGAAGTAGCCACATTTGCAGCAGGGTGCTTTTGGTGTGTTGAGGCGCAGTATCAGCAACTGGATGGTGTGGAAAAAGTAGAATCAGGATATATCGGTGGCCATGTGGCCAACCCCACCTACAAACAGGTATGCACCGGCAATACAGGCCATGCAGAAGCTTGTAATATCTATTACGACCCTTCTAAAATATCTTACGATGAACTGCTGGCCGCATTTTGGGTAGCGCACGACCCTACCACCCTCAATCGCCAGGGCAATGATGTGGGTACGCAATACCGTTCTGCTATCTTCTACCATAACAAAGAGCAGAAAGAAAAAGCGGAGGAATACAAACGCAGGCTGAACGAAGAGGGCGCATTCAGGGGGCCGATAGTTACGGAGATATCTCCATATACCACGTTTTATAAAGCTGAGGACTACCATCAAAACTACTACAATGAGAATCCCAACCAGGGTTACTGCCAGTTTGTGGTAAAGCCCAAAATGGACAAATTCAAAAAGGTATTTGCCGATAAGCTGAAAAAATAATCTGAAACAGCATTTACTGACGGGATATATGTATTCGTAAAGAATATATATCCCGTTTTTTTGTTTGAAGTCTTCAGCGTTTCGCGCTACTTTTGAAAGCCTAAATCAGTTCCTATGCATTTATTGCTCACAAATATCAAACAGCTTTGTAATGTAGAACAAGGCAACGACAGGAAACCCTTTGTTGCGGGTGCAGATATGAAGAAAATGGACTGCCTTGAGAACGCCTGGCTTCTCCTGGAGGATGGTGTGATAAGCGATTTTGGTGATATGGAACACATCCATACCATACAGGCCGATAATGTACACGACGTAAACGGCGGACTGGTTTTACCTGCATGGGTCGATTCTCACACCCACCTGGTATTCGCCGCATCTCGCGAAGAAGAGTTTGTAGATCGCATCAACGGGCTAAGTTACGAGGAGATAGCCCGTCGAGGGGGTGGTATACTGAACTCTGCCGGCAAAATGGCGGGCATAGACGAGGTAAGACTGTTTGACGAAAGCCTGGAACGACTGCACAGGGTCATAGCACAGGGAACGGGTGCCATAGAGATAAAAAGTGGCTACGGATTGAGCCTGGAAGCTGAACTGAAAATGCTCCGTGTCATCAGGCGATTGAAAGAAGAAGAACTGATTCCCGTCAAAGCTACCTTTTTGGCAGCGCATGCATATCCTTCTGATTTTAAAGAAGATCATGAAGGTTACCTGAACCTTATTATCAATAAAATGCTACCAGTAATAGCCGACGAAGGACTGGCCGACTACATGGATGTATTCTGCGAGAAGGGGTTTTTCAGTGTGGATGAAACGGAGCGCCTGCTTGAAGCCGGATGGAAATATGGCCTCAAACCCAAGATACATGCCAACCAACTGCATCACTCCGGCGGTGTTCAGGTAGGGGTGAAGCATAAGGCCATCAGTGTAGACCACCTTGAGGCAGTGGGCGAAGAGGAGATAAATGCATTGAAGTCAGGAAGTACCATACCTACCCTCTTACCGGGTGCTGCATTCTTCCTGGGCATTGGCTACCAGCCTGCACGTAAGATCATTGATGCCGGCCTGCCGGTGTGCCTGGCTACCGACTACAATCCCGGCTCTTGTCCTTCGGGTAATATCCCATTGCTACTCACATTGGCCTGCACACAACTCAAAATGACACCTGAGGAGGCCATAAATGCAGTTACCATCAATGGAGCTGCCGCACTGGAGATGGCTGACCAAATGGGTAGCATAGCTGTGGGTAAAAAAGCTAACCTTATTATAACAAAGGAAATGCCCTCATTTTCATACATTCCGTATGATTTTGGCAATAATCCGGTTGAAAAAATGATATTATCAGGGCATATTGTATAGTTTTTTGGCTTTTTCAGGTTACTTTTGCTTCCCGCGTAAAAATTAAATATGGCAACAACAGCAGATATTCGCAACGGCATCATCCTGAAGTTAGATGGTAGCCTGTACTCAGTAGTAGAATTCGGCCAGAACAAAACAGCCCGTGCGGCTGCCAAAGTCTGGGCAAAACTTAAAGGTGTAGATAACACACGGTCTATTGAACACACCTGGAACTCAGGAGATACCATTTTCCCGGTTCGTATCGAAAAGCGTACGTTCCAGTTCCTGTACAAAGATGACATGGGCTACAACTTCATGGACAATGAGACCTTTGAACAGATAACGATGCCTGAATCGGCTATAGACAATCCTGCATTGTACAAAGACGGACAGGAGTGCTATATCAACGTAAATACCGAAACAGAACAACCTATGAATGTGGAACTGCCCGCAAACATAGTAATGGAGGTTACCTATACAGAGCCGGGCCTTAAAGGCGATACCGCAACACGTACCTTAAAGCAGGCTACTGTTGAAACAGGAGCTACCGTTAACGTTCCTCTTTTTGTGAACGAAGGCGAAAAAATAAGAATTGATACAAAAACAGGCGCCTATATGGAGCGTGTAAAAGAATAAATTACCCATCAATAAAATTTAAACTATGGATTTAAAGCAGATTCAGGAGCTGATAAAAGCTGTCAACAAATCTGAACTCAGTGAATTGAGTATAAAGGATGGTGATTTTGAAATTACTATCAAACAAGAGCAAAAGGGTGAACAACAGGTAGTGACAGTTCAGGCACCACAACCGGTTGCTCAGCAACTGGTAGCACCTGCTCCTCAGGCAGTACCGGCTGCAGAAGCACCTGCTGCAACTCCCGCTCCTGCTCCGGCAGCTGACAACACGATCACTATCAAGTCTCCGATGATCGGAACTTTCTATCGTAGTGGTAAACCCGGCGAGCCTCCGTTTGTAAGTGTTGGAGACAGCATTGCTGCTGGTGACCATATATGCATCATCGAGGCAATGAAACTGTTCAACGAGATAGAATCAGAGGTGAACGGTAAGATCGTAAAAGTGCTCGTGGATGATGCATCTCCGGTAGAATTCGATCAGCCCCTTTTCCTGGTTGAACCTGCGTAATACTATTTTTTATAATGGCTCAATTGCTCAATTTGTTGATAAAACAATGAGTAACTGAGCCATTGAGACATTAAGCAATTAACAACATATGTTTAAGAAGATATTGATAGCAAACAGGGGTGAAATAGCTTTGCGTGTGATACGCACCTGCCGCGAAATGGGTATCAGCACGGTAGCGGTCTACTCTACTGCCGATGCTGACAGCCTGCACGTACGTTTTGCCGACGAGGCAGTATGTATCGGTAAGCCACAGAGCTCCGACTCTTACCTAAATATTCCACGTATCATGGCAGCGGCTGAGATAACCAATGCCGATGCTATACATCCGGGCTATGGTTTTCTTGCCGAGAATGCTGAATTTGCAGACATCTGTGCCGGTTACAACATCAAATTCATAGGGCCTAATTCTGAAATGATGCGCTTGATGGGTGACAAGATCACCGCCAAAGATACCATGATAAAGGCCGGTGTACCGGTTATCCCGGGCTCTGAAGGACTGTTAAGCGGCCCTGCAGAAGCTAAAAAACTTGCAGCAGACATGGGCTATCCTGTACTGTTGAAAGCAACAGCAGGTGGTGGCGGTAAGGGTATGCGCCTGGTGTGGAAAGAAGAAGAGATAGAAAAAGCATTTGAAAGTGCCCGTAGCGAAGCTGCAGCTGCATTTGGCAACGATGGCATCTATATGGAAAAATTTGTTGAAGAACCACGCCATATAGAGATACAGATTGCCGGCGATCAGTTTGGCAATGTCTGCCACCTCAGCGAGCGCGACTGCTCTATTCAGCGTCGTCACCAGAAATTGGTAGAAGAGTCCCCTTCTCCTTTTATGACACCTGAACTGCGCGAAGCGATGGGTGAGGCTGCTATCAAAGCGGCCAAAGCCATCAACTACGAGAGCGTGGGCACTATTGAGTTCCTGGTAGACAAACACAGAAATTTCTACTTTATGGAGATGAACACCCGTATACAGGTAGAACACTGTGTTACGGAAGAGGTGATCAACTTCGACCTGATAAAAGAGCAGATCAAAATAGCTGCCGGTATTGAGATCAGCGGTAAGAACTACCTGCCTGAGATGCACGCTATCGAATGCCGTATCAATGCAGAAGACCCTTACAACGATTTCAGGCCCAGCCCCGGCAAAATAACGGTATTGCACACCCCAGGTGGACATGGTGTACGCGTAGACTCACATATATACGCAGGCTATACCATACCTCCCTACTACGACTCAATGATAGGCAAGCTGATAGCCGTAGCGCAAACACGCGAAGAAGCTATCAACACAATGGAGCGCGCACTGAGCGAGTATGTGATAGAAGGTGTTAAGACCACTATCCCGTTCCACCTGCAATTAATGAAAGACGAAAAGTTCCGCAGCGGCGATTTCAACACCAAGTTCATTGAAAGCTTCGTACTGGAATAGTACTTCATAACACGACAGTGAAAGGCGTTGAGTGTGCTCAACGCCTTTTTTCCTTAACTTTTTGCCTGAGTCTGCATTGTTGCCTAAGCAATGGCGCAGCTAACCACCTTTTTTGACGTTTTCATACCTTATTTCTTTGTGGTTATGCGGTACATTTGAATCACAAAAGATAAAGCTATGGCGATCATCAATCCACATATAAATTTCAACGGCAATGCTGAAGAAGCATTTATGTTTTACAAGTCAGTATTTGGAGGTGACTTTTCAAAGATCATCCGTTTCAAAGACATTTCTGGCCCCGAAATGCCCATTGCCGAAAAAGACGAGAATAAGCTCATGCACATTGCATTGCCGATAGGGAAAAACAATAAGTTGATGGCCAACGATGTCCCAGAATTTATGGGAAAGGTAAACGAGCGGGAGCATAGGAGTAAGATATCTGTAAGCACCGAAAGCAAGGAAGAAGCTGATCAATTATTCAACGGACTTTCGGCAGGTGGAGAAATAGAAGTACCCATCACAGAGAGTTTCGGAGGAGCCTACTTTGGTATGTTCAGAGATAAATATGGCATTGAGTGGATGGTAGAGTTTGACCCCGGCAAGTGAGGGAATCTATATGTTGCAATTCCCTAACCGGTAAGGCATGACACCGAACCAACCGGTCCTCCGGGTCATGGATGTCCTACTGAACGAAACAGCGATACATGAGGTAATGCAGGAGATAAAAGCAATTGGCACACGGCTAACTATTTCCACATATGTCCACTGCATTGAATACGACAATTACTTTAAAGTAGCGATCATCTGAGGGTTGGCACTATCTCCAACTCGTCATCACCCTACTCCAGTATCTCCACCACTTTGGTAGGCTCTATGTTGGCATTACGCATAGATACATTTCTGGCTACATTACGTGCCAGATCGAGGAATATCCCCCTGGAAGGATTGGTCTCATCCAATGCAGCCGGCATACCTATATCCCCCCCCTCGCGTATGTTTTGTACAATAGGTACTTCGCCCAGGTATGGCAGTTCAAACTGTTCGGCCATTTTGTGCGCACCACCTTTACCAAACAGGTAATATTTATTCTCAGGCAGTTCGGCAGGTGTGAAATATGCCATATTTTCTACTATACCTAGTATAGGTATGTTTATCTGCGGTTGTTTAAACATCATGATGGCCTTTTTTGCGTCAGCCGCAGCCACTGCCTGTGGTGTAGATACGATAACGGCTCCCGTAACCGGAACAGCCTGCACAAGGGTAAGGTGTATATCGCCCGTACCCGGAGGCAGGTCTATCACAAGGTAATCCAGGTCGCCCCAGTGTACATCGGTGATGAATTGTTTGAGTGCAGAGCTGGCAATGGGTCCTCTCCAAACCACTGCCTGTTTCTCGTCTACCAGCAGCCCAATACTCATGGCTTTGATACCATGCCTTTCTATTGGTACGATCTTGCCTTTACCCGTTCCGTCCGGGTCTGTCATTTTAGGTCGTTCGTCGCGTATGCCCAGCATAATAGGTATAGAAGGGCCATAAATGTCGGCGTCCAATATACCCACTTTCGCACCCTCTTCAGCCAGGGCAATAGCCAGGTTGACCGCCACCGTAGACTTACCTACCCCGCCTTTGCCGGAGCCTACGGCTATAATGTTCTTAACATTGGGCAGCAATGCGAGGTTATCTTTACGGTTGCTATTCACATTTGAGGTCATTTTTACAGTAACAACGGCATCTTTGGTCACCAGCAGATGTATGGCATTGATACAGGCTTTTTCTATCATCTCCTTCATAGGGCAGGCCGGTGTTGTCAACACCACTGTAAACGACACATTATTGCCGTTTATCTCAATATCCTTCACCATATTCAGGGTCACGAGGTCTTTGCCCAGGTCCGGGTCATCTACATTACTCAATGCCTTTAAAACCGCTTCTTTCGTAATCATACTAAACCTTTGTTAAAGTAAAATGTGTGTTATGCAAAAGTAAGCCATAGAGTTTTTCTTTGTGCATAAATCAATACCTGATTACTGATAGTTTTATTAGTTATATTGATATGATGATTAAATCGGTTTTATAGATAGGCTAAAACTCTGTAAATTTGACGAAATGCGTATGAGACCAAGGGTGTACAGCCTGTTATTAGCAACCGGCCTTTTATTGGCGAATAGTTCATTTGCACAGAACGAAGAAGAAAAAATCGTGCAGATAAATGGGGTCACAATGACTGCCGACAGCCTGCGTGCCGTGCCGGGTGCGGTGATCATGCTGAAGAACAACTACAGGGGTACTATCTCTAACGAGTTGGGTGTCTTCTCAATTGTCGCACACAAAGGTGACACACTTGTGTTTACAGAGCTGGGATTTCGCCCGAAAGAGTTCATCATTCCTCATGAAATTGATGGCCATTATTTCTCAATGGTACAACTGATGACACAGGACACATTTTACCTGCAGGAAACCATTATACGCCCATACCCTACACGAGAAGAATTCAACTACGCATTCAAATATTG encodes the following:
- the accB gene encoding acetyl-CoA carboxylase biotin carboxyl carrier protein gives rise to the protein MDLKQIQELIKAVNKSELSELSIKDGDFEITIKQEQKGEQQVVTVQAPQPVAQQLVAPAPQAVPAAEAPAATPAPAPAADNTITIKSPMIGTFYRSGKPGEPPFVSVGDSIAAGDHICIIEAMKLFNEIESEVNGKIVKVLVDDASPVEFDQPLFLVEPA
- a CDS encoding histidine kinase gives rise to the protein MHLNKFVAFIVLLALLAPKVHARQGDCRCSFADSAAVANLLDHEQYDSVLHIIETLHKRSDVICISRYYGYRGRVAFEQRSYDTALAYYQREREMILSYCDSGRIVGNMIDNAECYYRQSKLDKALSDMLLALSLSERYRDTAHLIDSYSFLSLLFNKLQQTDKALLYCRMLQPIVENMNYSAEKADLYNKLSSRYLHIYQDTKHERYFDTCKYFTATAHATALRLNDRYVLVRTYNKMQAIEFYKKNYKKALIYLDSAKRICQPGVDDDILYTISGDIAHVYMELEAYSETKKYADSCLYYAQKIGSYGGVMNAYALLYQCGNRSKDYKLALNAIEEYFDIKDSVESVEKTKAVNELEEKYNRAQNERTIRELSQEKEISNLKIKYLTGGILSSILIIIAFFMYYRQQILKKKNEYLEVEQRLNRARLNPHLFFNSLTAIQGHALREKDIASVASYLSKQAKIMRITLESTYKELVCVEDEVDFLKQYLDTQMLLYRNRFDYEITIDEDMDTADIAIPSMILQPFIENSIEHGFADIDYKGAISVVFRMNDYGVEVIVSDNGKGFANTNNDNKYPSRATQIIKDRLFLLNRQYKSKAFYKVGNAEEARGTVVVVQLPLIHINEGADH
- the efp gene encoding elongation factor P; translated protein: MATTADIRNGIILKLDGSLYSVVEFGQNKTARAAAKVWAKLKGVDNTRSIEHTWNSGDTIFPVRIEKRTFQFLYKDDMGYNFMDNETFEQITMPESAIDNPALYKDGQECYINVNTETEQPMNVELPANIVMEVTYTEPGLKGDTATRTLKQATVETGATVNVPLFVNEGEKIRIDTKTGAYMERVKE
- a CDS encoding VOC family protein translates to MAIINPHINFNGNAEEAFMFYKSVFGGDFSKIIRFKDISGPEMPIAEKDENKLMHIALPIGKNNKLMANDVPEFMGKVNEREHRSKISVSTESKEEADQLFNGLSAGGEIEVPITESFGGAYFGMFRDKYGIEWMVEFDPGK
- a CDS encoding response regulator transcription factor; protein product: MKALIIDNSEQVRTALVEQLSLFCTEEITHIHEAEGVNSGLSAINEIKPDIVFLDVEMDDGTGLELLTRLGTVTFQLVFVTAYNKYAVDAFKFSAIDFLLKPVDPEELIAAVAKAKLNIEQRDTINQVKVLQEALLYNSDKKIVLRNSDAIYIVKVSEIIHCRAEGSYTHFNLTEKREILISKGLKEYEDLLAPFHFVRTHHAHLVNLNKIVRMEKADGGTLVLDNGTQVPVSQRKREHILQLINNL
- a CDS encoding Mrp/NBP35 family ATP-binding protein, with the protein product MITKEAVLKALSNVDDPDLGKDLVTLNMVKDIEINGNNVSFTVVLTTPACPMKEMIEKACINAIHLLVTKDAVVTVKMTSNVNSNRKDNLALLPNVKNIIAVGSGKGGVGKSTVAVNLAIALAEEGAKVGILDADIYGPSIPIMLGIRDERPKMTDPDGTGKGKIVPIERHGIKAMSIGLLVDEKQAVVWRGPIASSALKQFITDVHWGDLDYLVIDLPPGTGDIHLTLVQAVPVTGAVIVSTPQAVAAADAKKAIMMFKQPQINIPILGIVENMAYFTPAELPENKYYLFGKGGAHKMAEQFELPYLGEVPIVQNIREGGDIGMPAALDETNPSRGIFLDLARNVARNVSMRNANIEPTKVVEILE
- a CDS encoding imidazolonepropionase, producing the protein MHLLLTNIKQLCNVEQGNDRKPFVAGADMKKMDCLENAWLLLEDGVISDFGDMEHIHTIQADNVHDVNGGLVLPAWVDSHTHLVFAASREEEFVDRINGLSYEEIARRGGGILNSAGKMAGIDEVRLFDESLERLHRVIAQGTGAIEIKSGYGLSLEAELKMLRVIRRLKEEELIPVKATFLAAHAYPSDFKEDHEGYLNLIINKMLPVIADEGLADYMDVFCEKGFFSVDETERLLEAGWKYGLKPKIHANQLHHSGGVQVGVKHKAISVDHLEAVGEEEINALKSGSTIPTLLPGAAFFLGIGYQPARKIIDAGLPVCLATDYNPGSCPSGNIPLLLTLACTQLKMTPEEAINAVTINGAAALEMADQMGSIAVGKKANLIITKEMPSFSYIPYDFGNNPVEKMILSGHIV
- the msrA gene encoding peptide-methionine (S)-S-oxide reductase MsrA, producing MLKITKILAGAVLLTTQLTACAQNGKYTESKTFKDMNETTPASKNDKLEVATFAAGCFWCVEAQYQQLDGVEKVESGYIGGHVANPTYKQVCTGNTGHAEACNIYYDPSKISYDELLAAFWVAHDPTTLNRQGNDVGTQYRSAIFYHNKEQKEKAEEYKRRLNEEGAFRGPIVTEISPYTTFYKAEDYHQNYYNENPNQGYCQFVVKPKMDKFKKVFADKLKK
- a CDS encoding carboxypeptidase-like regulatory domain-containing protein; protein product: MLLATGLLLANSSFAQNEEEKIVQINGVTMTADSLRAVPGAVIMLKNNYRGTISNELGVFSIVAHKGDTLVFTELGFRPKEFIIPHEIDGHYFSMVQLMTQDTFYLQETIIRPYPTREEFNYAFKYWDVPDDRYERARKNTEALMLRALAYTIPKDGGENQSAYQNIQAQKAVYYGQQPPSNWFNPLAWAEFYEAWKRGDFKKRKY
- the accC gene encoding acetyl-CoA carboxylase biotin carboxylase subunit, which codes for MFKKILIANRGEIALRVIRTCREMGISTVAVYSTADADSLHVRFADEAVCIGKPQSSDSYLNIPRIMAAAEITNADAIHPGYGFLAENAEFADICAGYNIKFIGPNSEMMRLMGDKITAKDTMIKAGVPVIPGSEGLLSGPAEAKKLAADMGYPVLLKATAGGGGKGMRLVWKEEEIEKAFESARSEAAAAFGNDGIYMEKFVEEPRHIEIQIAGDQFGNVCHLSERDCSIQRRHQKLVEESPSPFMTPELREAMGEAAIKAAKAINYESVGTIEFLVDKHRNFYFMEMNTRIQVEHCVTEEVINFDLIKEQIKIAAGIEISGKNYLPEMHAIECRINAEDPYNDFRPSPGKITVLHTPGGHGVRVDSHIYAGYTIPPYYDSMIGKLIAVAQTREEAINTMERALSEYVIEGVKTTIPFHLQLMKDEKFRSGDFNTKFIESFVLE